The following are encoded together in the Streptococcus oralis genome:
- the def gene encoding peptide deformylase — translation MSAIERITKAAHLIDMNDIIREGNPTLRAVAEEVTFPLSDQEIILGEKMMQFLKHSQDPVMAEKMGLRGGVGLAAPQLDISKRIIAVLVPNIVEEGETPQEAYDLQAIMYNPKIVSHSVQDAALGEGEGCLSVDRNVPGYVVRHARVTVDYFDKDGEKHRIKLKGYNSIVVQHEIDHLNGIMFYDRINEKDPFAVKDGLLILE, via the coding sequence ATGTCTGCTATAGAACGTATTACAAAAGCTGCTCACTTAATTGATATGAACGATATTATCCGCGAGGGGAATCCGACGCTTCGCGCAGTTGCTGAGGAGGTCACTTTCCCACTGTCTGACCAGGAAATCATCCTTGGCGAAAAGATGATGCAATTCCTCAAACATTCCCAAGATCCTGTTATGGCTGAGAAAATGGGGCTCCGCGGTGGTGTTGGATTGGCTGCTCCCCAACTCGATATCTCAAAACGCATTATTGCCGTTTTGGTCCCAAATATTGTAGAAGAAGGTGAAACTCCTCAGGAAGCCTACGACTTGCAAGCTATTATGTACAATCCAAAAATCGTCTCTCACTCTGTTCAGGACGCTGCTCTTGGCGAAGGAGAAGGTTGCCTTTCTGTTGACCGAAATGTGCCAGGCTATGTTGTCCGTCATGCCCGTGTCACTGTTGATTACTTTGACAAGGACGGCGAAAAACACCGTATCAAGCTCAAGGGCTACAACTCCATTGTTGTCCAACATGAAATTGATCATCTAAACGGAATTATGTTTTACGATCGTATCAATGAAAAAGACCCATTTGCTGTCAAAGATGGACTCCTCATCCTCGAATAA
- a CDS encoding SGNH/GDSL hydrolase family protein: protein MAVQLLENWLLKEQEKIQTKYRELNQVSVLEPDVIFIGDSIVEYYPLQELFGTAKTIVNRGIRGYQTKLLLENLDAHLYGDAVDQIVLLIGTNDIGKDIPMNEALDNLERVIQSIAREYPLSQIKLLSILPVNEGEKYKQTVYIRTNEKIREWNQAYDALASAYVQVDFVPIYDSLADSEGQLQSAYTTDGLHLSVAGYQALSEALKGVLF, encoded by the coding sequence GTGGCAGTACAGTTATTAGAGAATTGGCTCCTAAAAGAGCAGGAGAAGATTCAAACCAAGTATCGTGAATTGAATCAAGTTTCTGTCCTAGAGCCAGATGTAATTTTTATCGGCGATTCGATTGTGGAATATTATCCTCTACAAGAGTTGTTTGGGACTGCAAAGACGATTGTCAATCGTGGCATCCGAGGCTACCAGACGAAACTGTTATTAGAGAATCTAGATGCCCATCTTTATGGTGATGCTGTGGATCAAATTGTTCTCCTAATTGGGACAAATGATATTGGAAAAGATATTCCCATGAATGAAGCCTTGGATAATCTCGAGCGTGTAATCCAATCGATTGCCAGAGAATATCCGCTGTCACAAATAAAGCTCCTTTCCATTTTGCCAGTCAATGAGGGAGAGAAATACAAGCAGACAGTATATATTCGTACCAATGAAAAGATTAGAGAATGGAATCAAGCCTATGATGCTCTAGCATCCGCCTATGTGCAGGTAGATTTTGTGCCGATTTATGATAGTTTGGCAGATTCAGAAGGGCAACTTCAATCAGCCTATACAACGGATGGCCTCCATCTAAGTGTAGCCGGTTATCAAGCCTTATCAGAAGCCTTAAAAGGGGTTCTTTTCTAA
- the rlmB gene encoding 23S rRNA (guanosine(2251)-2'-O)-methyltransferase RlmB, whose amino-acid sequence MKTNDIVYGVHAVTEALLANTGNKLYLQEDLRGKNVEKVKELATEKKVSISWTSKKSLSEMTEGAVHQGFVLRVSEFAYSELEHILAKTRQEENPLLLILDGLTDPHNLGSILRTADATNVSGVIIPKHRAVGVTPVVAKTATGAIEHVPIARVTNLSQTLDKLKDEGFWTFGTDMNGTPCHKWNTKGKIALIIGNEGKGISSNIKKQVDEMITIPMNGHVQSLNASVAAAILMYEVFRNRL is encoded by the coding sequence ATGAAAACAAATGATATTGTCTATGGCGTCCACGCCGTCACAGAAGCCCTCCTTGCAAACACTGGAAATAAACTTTACCTCCAAGAAGATCTTCGAGGTAAGAATGTTGAAAAAGTCAAGGAACTGGCTACAGAAAAGAAGGTATCCATTTCTTGGACCTCAAAAAAATCCCTCTCTGAAATGACCGAAGGCGCTGTCCATCAAGGATTTGTCCTTCGAGTTTCTGAATTTGCCTATAGCGAGCTAGAACACATTCTTGCCAAAACGCGTCAAGAAGAAAACCCTTTGCTATTGATTCTGGACGGATTAACTGACCCCCATAATCTAGGTTCTATCTTGCGAACAGCTGATGCGACCAATGTTTCAGGAGTCATCATTCCCAAGCACCGTGCTGTCGGTGTAACTCCTGTCGTTGCTAAAACAGCTACAGGTGCTATTGAGCATGTACCGATTGCGCGAGTGACCAACCTCAGTCAAACCCTAGATAAACTCAAGGATGAAGGCTTCTGGACCTTCGGAACGGATATGAACGGTACTCCTTGCCACAAGTGGAATACAAAAGGGAAAATCGCCCTCATCATCGGAAATGAAGGAAAAGGCATCTCCAGCAACATCAAAAAACAGGTCGATGAGATGATTACCATTCCCATGAATGGACATGTTCAAAGCCTCAATGCCAGTGTTGCTGCAGCCATTCTCATGTACGAAGTTTTCCGAAACCGACTATAA
- a CDS encoding DUF4059 family protein, translated as MLLHLFSLYFESLILTTILVVIFLGIWIGLRAMSGVDKTAKARQAHLYDMIMIGVLVVPVLSFAVMSLLLVFKA; from the coding sequence ATGCTACTGCATCTATTTTCTTTATATTTCGAGAGTTTGATCTTAACGACCATCCTTGTCGTGATTTTTCTGGGGATTTGGATCGGATTGAGAGCCATGTCTGGTGTGGACAAGACAGCCAAAGCTCGCCAAGCTCATCTCTATGATATGATTATGATTGGAGTTTTGGTCGTTCCGGTGTTATCCTTTGCCGTCATGAGTTTGCTCTTGGTTTTCAAGGCATAA
- a CDS encoding CapA family protein, which translates to MEKRQDRRSHGAIDGLLEKSIGFFRNYKSWTNAQFIIVLLLAVALSMGGNLLVRAVQGSKGTSPSSQTLDSASTSSQSKEDQSGETTARIMANGDLLYHIPIYRTALKEDGTYDFHENFEYVKPWLKQADLVIGDFEGTVNKDHYLAGYPLFNAPGEVMDAIKDAGYQVLDLAHNHILDSQIEGVVSTAQAIEKAGMTPIGVYTHESRDQAPIVIKEVNGIKVALLAYSYGFNGIEQYISQEDYNRYLSDLNEDKMKAEIERAEKEADITVIMPQMGIEYQLEPTEEQKTLYHKMIDWGADIIFGGHPHVVEPAETVEKDGDKKLIIYSMGNFLSNQRIETMQDEENAKWTERGVLMDVTIKKKDGKTRIETAKAHPTWVNRTPKGTYSPEGYPLFLYQTYILEDFIEGGSHREQLDEATKERIDTAYKEMNEHVGLKW; encoded by the coding sequence ATGGAAAAGCGACAAGATAGACGGTCTCATGGAGCTATTGATGGATTGTTGGAGAAAAGTATTGGTTTCTTTCGGAATTATAAATCCTGGACCAATGCTCAGTTTATTATTGTGTTACTGCTTGCAGTTGCCTTATCCATGGGGGGGAACTTATTAGTTCGAGCAGTACAAGGTAGTAAGGGAACGAGTCCTAGTAGTCAAACTCTTGATTCTGCAAGTACTTCCAGTCAATCCAAGGAAGATCAGTCTGGTGAAACGACGGCGCGTATCATGGCAAATGGTGACCTTCTTTATCATATCCCCATCTACCGAACAGCTCTTAAAGAAGATGGGACCTATGATTTCCATGAAAATTTTGAGTATGTAAAACCCTGGCTCAAACAAGCGGATTTGGTGATTGGTGACTTTGAAGGAACGGTGAACAAGGACCACTACTTGGCAGGTTATCCTCTCTTTAATGCACCAGGGGAAGTCATGGATGCGATCAAGGATGCAGGCTACCAAGTTCTAGACTTGGCTCATAATCACATCTTGGATTCTCAAATTGAGGGAGTGGTTTCGACGGCTCAAGCTATTGAAAAGGCTGGAATGACACCCATCGGAGTCTACACGCATGAATCCCGAGACCAAGCACCTATAGTCATCAAGGAAGTCAATGGTATCAAGGTAGCTCTCCTGGCCTATTCTTACGGTTTTAATGGCATTGAGCAGTATATCTCTCAAGAGGACTATAATCGCTATCTTTCTGATTTGAATGAAGATAAGATGAAGGCAGAAATCGAGCGTGCAGAGAAGGAGGCGGATATTACTGTCATCATGCCTCAGATGGGAATTGAGTACCAGCTAGAACCAACGGAAGAACAGAAAACACTGTACCATAAGATGATTGACTGGGGAGCAGATATTATCTTTGGAGGGCATCCTCACGTCGTTGAACCTGCTGAAACAGTTGAAAAAGATGGTGACAAAAAACTGATCATCTACTCCATGGGAAATTTCCTCTCAAATCAACGCATTGAAACCATGCAAGACGAGGAAAATGCCAAGTGGACGGAGCGCGGTGTTCTCATGGATGTGACCATTAAGAAAAAAGATGGCAAGACTAGGATTGAAACGGCCAAAGCGCATCCTACTTGGGTCAATCGAACACCCAAAGGGACTTACTCTCCAGAAGGCTATCCGCTCTTCCTCTATCAGACCTATATCCTAGAGGACTTCATCGAGGGAGGCAGTCACCGTGAGCAGTTGGATGAGGCGACCAAGGAACGAATTGACACGGCCTATAAAGAAATGAATGAACATGTAGGGTTGAAGTGGTAG
- a CDS encoding amino acid ABC transporter ATP-binding protein, with translation MIKISNLSKSFSGQTVLNHLNLDIQKGEVVALIGSSGAGKSTFLRSLNYLETPDSGTIQIDNFKVDFSQISQEEILTLRRKLSMVFQQFNLFERRTALDNVKEGLIVVKKLSDEEATKIAKEELAKVGLSDRENHYPRHLSGGQKQRGALARALAMKPDVLLLDEPTSALDPELVGEVEKSIADAAKSGQTMILVSHDMSFVAQVADKVLFLDKGKIIESGTPDEIINHPKEERTKEFFASYKRTYI, from the coding sequence ATGATTAAGATTTCGAATTTAAGCAAATCCTTTTCAGGACAGACAGTCTTGAATCATCTGAACTTGGATATCCAAAAAGGTGAGGTAGTGGCTTTGATAGGTTCATCTGGAGCTGGGAAATCAACCTTTCTTCGTAGTTTGAACTACCTTGAAACTCCAGATAGTGGAACGATTCAGATTGACAATTTTAAAGTTGATTTTTCTCAGATTAGCCAAGAAGAGATCCTAACCCTTCGTCGCAAGTTGTCCATGGTTTTCCAACAGTTTAATTTGTTTGAACGCCGAACTGCTCTTGACAATGTCAAGGAAGGTTTGATTGTCGTTAAAAAATTATCGGACGAGGAAGCAACAAAAATCGCCAAGGAAGAGTTGGCTAAGGTTGGACTTTCTGACCGTGAAAACCATTACCCTCGCCACTTATCAGGTGGACAGAAGCAACGGGGTGCCCTCGCGCGTGCGCTTGCTATGAAACCAGATGTCTTGCTCTTGGACGAACCCACTTCAGCCCTCGACCCAGAGTTGGTCGGTGAAGTAGAAAAGTCTATTGCAGATGCTGCCAAGTCAGGTCAGACCATGATTTTGGTCAGTCACGATATGTCTTTTGTAGCCCAAGTGGCAGACAAGGTTTTATTCCTAGATAAAGGGAAAATTATCGAGTCTGGCACACCGGATGAAATCATCAATCATCCGAAAGAAGAACGAACAAAAGAATTCTTTGCTAGTTACAAACGGACTTATATTTGA
- a CDS encoding amino acid ABC transporter permease yields the protein MTVTTFLASDWYQSLMQLIPDGKLFSLRSVFDGIPRIVQQLPTTLMLTLGGALFGLLLALIFAIVKINRVKILYPLQAFFVSFLKGTPILVQLMLTYYGIPLALKAINQQWGTGLNINAIPAALFAIVAFAFNEAAYASETIRAAILSVNPGEIEAARSLGMTRAQVYRRVIIPNAAVVATPTLINSLIGLTKGTSLAFSAGVVEVFAQAQILGGAVYRYFERFISVALVYWVVNIGIESLGRFIERKMAISAPDTVSTDVKGDLR from the coding sequence ATGACTGTTACAACATTTTTAGCATCAGATTGGTACCAAAGTTTGATGCAACTCATTCCGGATGGTAAGCTCTTTAGTTTGCGTTCGGTCTTTGATGGAATTCCAAGGATTGTCCAACAACTGCCTACAACCTTGATGTTGACGCTTGGAGGTGCACTCTTTGGTTTGCTACTTGCCCTAATTTTTGCCATTGTTAAGATCAATCGTGTTAAGATTCTATATCCCTTGCAGGCCTTTTTCGTCAGCTTCTTAAAAGGTACCCCAATCCTAGTTCAACTTATGTTGACCTACTACGGAATTCCTTTGGCACTGAAAGCTATCAACCAACAATGGGGAACTGGTCTCAATATCAATGCGATTCCAGCAGCGCTTTTTGCGATTGTGGCCTTTGCTTTTAATGAGGCGGCTTATGCAAGTGAAACGATTCGTGCGGCCATCCTTTCTGTTAATCCCGGTGAAATTGAGGCGGCACGCAGTTTGGGTATGACGCGAGCGCAAGTTTATCGTCGCGTGATTATTCCAAATGCGGCGGTAGTTGCGACACCGACTTTGATTAATTCCCTTATCGGTTTGACCAAGGGAACTTCTCTAGCCTTTAGCGCAGGTGTTGTGGAGGTCTTTGCCCAAGCTCAGATTTTAGGTGGAGCAGTTTACCGCTATTTTGAACGCTTCATCTCCGTTGCTCTCGTTTACTGGGTGGTCAATATCGGAATTGAAAGCCTCGGCCGTTTCATCGAGAGAAAAATGGCTATCTCAGCACCGGATACAGTGTCTACAGATGTGAAAGGAGACCTTCGTTAA
- a CDS encoding DeoR/GlpR family DNA-binding transcription regulator has protein sequence MLKTERKQLILEELNQHHVVSLEKLVSLLETSESTVRRDLDELEAENKLRRVHGGAELPHSLQEEETIQEKSVKNLQEKKLLAQKAASLIKEQDVIFIDAGTTTAFLIKELVNKNITVVTNSIHHAVQLVEKQIPTVMVGGSVKMATDACIGGVALNQINQLHFDRAFIGMNGVDDGYYTTPDMEEGAVKRAILENAKQTYVLVDSSKIGQTCFAKVAPLKRAIVITSQGHELLQAIKKKTEVIEV, from the coding sequence GTGTTAAAAACCGAGCGGAAGCAACTGATTTTAGAGGAGTTAAATCAACATCATGTAGTTTCCTTAGAAAAATTGGTTAGTCTATTAGAAACATCAGAATCGACAGTACGAAGAGATTTGGACGAGTTGGAGGCGGAGAACAAGCTTCGCCGTGTGCATGGTGGAGCAGAATTGCCCCACTCCTTGCAGGAAGAAGAAACCATCCAAGAAAAATCTGTCAAAAACCTTCAAGAGAAGAAGCTACTGGCTCAGAAAGCAGCCTCTCTTATCAAGGAACAAGATGTTATCTTTATCGATGCTGGAACGACAACTGCTTTTTTAATCAAGGAATTGGTTAATAAGAATATTACAGTTGTGACCAACTCCATTCACCATGCGGTTCAGTTGGTTGAAAAACAGATTCCAACAGTCATGGTTGGAGGAAGTGTCAAGATGGCAACAGATGCATGTATCGGTGGTGTTGCTCTTAACCAAATCAATCAATTGCACTTTGACCGTGCCTTTATCGGGATGAATGGTGTGGACGATGGTTATTATACAACTCCTGATATGGAGGAGGGAGCCGTTAAGCGTGCTATTTTAGAGAATGCCAAACAGACTTATGTCTTGGTCGATTCGTCTAAGATTGGTCAAACTTGCTTTGCCAAGGTCGCACCACTTAAACGCGCTATTGTCATCACAAGTCAAGGGCATGAGCTCTTGCAGGCTATTAAGAAGAAAACGGAGGTAATAGAAGTATGA
- a CDS encoding methylated-DNA--[protein]-cysteine S-methyltransferase codes for MKQNKYAKMLYPSPIGTLSLVADEQYLYGIWVQDQTHFERGIAGDSIEIVKKHPVLDQVISYLDTYFEGSVQDLSDLPLAPIGTDFEKRVWAYLQAIPYGQTVTYGQIARDLQVPSAQAIGGAVGRNPWSILVPCHRVLGSGNRLTGYASGVEKKAWLLEHEGVAFQENKK; via the coding sequence ATGAAGCAGAATAAGTACGCAAAAATGCTCTACCCGTCGCCAATTGGAACCTTATCCTTAGTTGCTGACGAGCAATATCTGTATGGAATTTGGGTACAGGACCAAACTCATTTTGAGAGGGGAATCGCTGGAGATAGTATAGAAATAGTTAAGAAACATCCTGTCCTAGACCAGGTTATTTCCTATTTAGATACCTATTTCGAAGGCAGTGTTCAGGATCTATCTGACTTACCTTTGGCTCCTATTGGAACAGATTTTGAAAAGCGGGTCTGGGCTTACTTACAGGCCATTCCTTATGGTCAAACAGTGACGTACGGTCAAATAGCTCGAGACTTGCAGGTGCCCTCTGCCCAAGCGATTGGCGGAGCAGTGGGGCGTAATCCCTGGTCCATCCTCGTCCCCTGTCACCGAGTGCTAGGGTCAGGAAATCGTCTGACAGGCTATGCTTCGGGAGTTGAAAAGAAAGCCTGGCTCTTGGAGCATGAAGGCGTAGCATTTCAAGAAAATAAAAAATAG
- the trxB gene encoding thioredoxin-disulfide reductase → MYDTIIVGAGPAGMTAALYAARSNLKVALIEGGLPGGQMNNTSDIENYPGYANISGPELAEKMFEPLENLGVEHLYGYVENIEDKGDYKKVITDDQVYETRTVIVATGSKHRLLGVPGEEELTSRGVSYCAVCDGAFFRDQDLLVVGGGDSAVEEALFLTRFAKTVTIVHRRDQLRAQKVLQDRAFANEKVNFIWDSVVKEIKGENRVESVVFENVKTGQVTEQIFGGVFIYVGLDPVSDFVKELNIQDQAGWIVTDNHMKTAVDGIFAIGDVRQKDLRQVTTAVGDGAIAGQEAYKFITEHS, encoded by the coding sequence ATGTACGATACGATTATTGTCGGTGCTGGACCTGCGGGAATGACCGCTGCCTTATATGCCGCTCGCAGCAATCTGAAAGTGGCTTTGATTGAAGGTGGTCTGCCAGGCGGGCAAATGAACAACACATCTGATATTGAAAACTATCCAGGTTATGCCAACATCAGTGGACCTGAATTGGCTGAAAAGATGTTTGAACCACTTGAAAACCTTGGAGTGGAGCATCTTTATGGCTATGTTGAAAATATTGAAGACAAGGGTGACTATAAGAAGGTAATCACTGATGATCAAGTTTACGAAACCCGTACTGTCATCGTGGCAACTGGGTCAAAACACCGTCTCTTAGGGGTTCCCGGAGAAGAAGAACTGACCAGTCGCGGTGTTTCTTATTGTGCAGTCTGTGATGGAGCTTTCTTCCGTGACCAAGACTTGCTCGTAGTCGGTGGTGGAGATTCGGCAGTAGAAGAAGCCCTCTTCTTGACTCGCTTTGCCAAGACTGTTACCATTGTTCACCGTCGTGACCAACTTCGTGCCCAAAAGGTTTTGCAAGACCGTGCTTTTGCAAATGAGAAAGTCAACTTTATCTGGGACTCTGTAGTCAAGGAAATCAAAGGTGAAAACCGAGTAGAATCTGTCGTATTTGAAAATGTGAAAACAGGTCAAGTGACTGAGCAAATCTTTGGAGGTGTCTTTATCTACGTCGGTTTAGATCCTGTTAGTGATTTTGTTAAAGAATTGAATATCCAAGACCAGGCAGGCTGGATTGTGACAGACAATCACATGAAAACTGCCGTTGACGGTATCTTTGCGATTGGGGATGTTCGCCAGAAAGACCTTCGCCAAGTAACAACAGCAGTTGGAGATGGGGCTATCGCTGGTCAAGAAGCCTACAAATTTATTACTGAACATAGTTAA
- a CDS encoding DUF1836 domain-containing protein: protein MNSNFSYPKWEDIPNIDLYLDQVLLYVNQVCAPISPDKDKGLTASMVNNYVKHGYLTKPDKKKYQRKQIARLIAITTLKSVFSIQEIAQTLNTLQTQASSDQLYDAFVDYMNHGIDPENSIIQTSCQTVKLYHQTLDLILSKDKEEIQ, encoded by the coding sequence ATGAATTCTAACTTTTCCTACCCAAAATGGGAAGACATTCCAAACATTGACCTCTATCTGGATCAGGTTTTGCTTTATGTCAATCAAGTCTGTGCCCCTATCTCTCCAGATAAGGACAAAGGACTAACAGCATCCATGGTCAATAACTATGTCAAACATGGTTACCTGACAAAGCCAGACAAGAAAAAATACCAACGCAAACAGATTGCCCGTTTAATTGCCATCACCACTCTAAAGTCTGTCTTTTCGATCCAAGAAATCGCTCAAACACTGAATACTCTGCAAACTCAAGCAAGCTCAGACCAGCTCTACGATGCTTTTGTAGACTACATGAACCATGGGATTGATCCAGAAAATTCTATTATCCAAACTAGCTGTCAAACCGTTAAACTCTATCATCAAACTCTAGACTTAATCCTTAGTAAAGACAAGGAGGAAATCCAATGA
- a CDS encoding arsenate reductase family protein, with the protein MLEFIEYPKUSTCKKAKNELDKLGLEYQDVHIVEETPSEEVILNWLETSGFEVKQFFNTSGIKYRELGLKDKVGSLSKQEAAKLLASDGMLLKRPILVENGAVKQIGYRKTYENLGLR; encoded by the coding sequence ATGTTAGAATTTATCGAATACCCAAAATGATCAACTTGTAAGAAAGCAAAAAATGAATTGGATAAACTTGGACTGGAATACCAAGATGTCCACATCGTAGAAGAAACCCCAAGTGAAGAAGTGATTTTGAACTGGTTAGAAACTTCCGGTTTTGAAGTGAAACAATTTTTCAATACCAGCGGGATTAAATACCGTGAACTGGGCTTGAAAGATAAGGTGGGAAGTTTGTCAAAACAAGAAGCAGCCAAGCTTCTAGCCAGTGATGGCATGTTATTGAAACGTCCAATTTTGGTGGAGAATGGTGCTGTTAAACAAATTGGCTATAGAAAGACCTATGAGAACTTAGGTTTGAGATAG
- a CDS encoding Cof-type HAD-IIB family hydrolase, whose protein sequence is MTIKLIATDMDGTLLDPRGQLDLPRLEKILDLLDQRDIRFVIATGNEVHRMRQLLEHLASRVVLVVANGARIFENNKLIQAQTWDDAMVDKALVHFKGRECRDQFVVTGMKGGFVKKGTVFTDLEKFMTPEMIEKFYQRMNFVEDLQADLFGGVLKMSMVVGEERSSSVLQEINDLFDGRVRAVSSGYGCIDILQAGIHKAWGLEELLKRWDLTSEQIMAFGDSENDVEMLELAGIAYAMENAADNVKAVATALAPANSQAGVYQVLENWLEKEG, encoded by the coding sequence ATGACGATTAAATTAATTGCAACAGACATGGATGGAACCTTGCTAGACCCAAGGGGGCAGCTGGATTTGCCCCGCTTGGAAAAGATTTTAGATCTGCTGGATCAAAGGGATATTCGTTTTGTCATTGCGACGGGGAATGAAGTTCACCGTATGAGGCAATTACTAGAACACTTGGCGAGTAGAGTAGTTCTAGTCGTTGCCAATGGGGCGCGTATTTTTGAAAACAATAAACTGATTCAAGCGCAGACCTGGGATGATGCCATGGTTGATAAGGCTTTAGTTCATTTTAAAGGGAGAGAGTGCCGAGATCAGTTTGTCGTAACAGGTATGAAGGGTGGTTTTGTCAAGAAAGGGACTGTTTTTACAGACCTAGAAAAATTTATGACACCAGAGATGATTGAAAAGTTCTATCAACGAATGAATTTTGTGGAAGACTTGCAAGCTGACCTCTTTGGTGGAGTGTTAAAGATGAGCATGGTTGTTGGAGAGGAACGTTCTAGTTCTGTTTTGCAGGAAATCAATGACCTCTTTGATGGGCGTGTAAGAGCTGTTTCCAGCGGTTATGGTTGCATTGACATCCTCCAAGCCGGGATTCATAAAGCATGGGGATTGGAAGAATTACTCAAGCGCTGGGATTTGACATCGGAACAGATCATGGCTTTTGGTGATAGTGAAAATGATGTCGAAATGTTAGAGCTGGCTGGAATTGCCTATGCGATGGAAAATGCAGCTGATAATGTCAAGGCAGTTGCGACTGCCCTGGCACCAGCCAACAGCCAGGCGGGCGTTTATCAAGTTCTAGAGAATTGGTTAGAGAAAGAGGGATAG
- a CDS encoding GNAT family N-acetyltransferase: MEIRLAFPNEVDAIMQVMEDAKKCLAKSGSDQWQNGYPNADIIIDDIISGQAYVALEEGELLAYAAVTKSPEKAYEAIYEGSWQGEESEYLVFHRIAVAADVQGQGVAQTFLEGLIEGFDYLDFRSDTHVENKAMQHIFEKLGFQQVGKVPVDGERLAYQKLKK, from the coding sequence ATGGAGATTCGTTTAGCTTTTCCAAACGAAGTAGATGCGATTATGCAGGTGATGGAGGATGCCAAAAAGTGCTTAGCCAAGTCTGGTAGCGACCAGTGGCAAAATGGCTATCCAAATGCCGATATCATTATTGATGATATTATCTCAGGCCAAGCCTATGTGGCCTTGGAAGAAGGAGAACTGCTAGCCTATGCTGCTGTGACCAAGAGTCCAGAAAAAGCCTATGAAGCCATTTATGAAGGAAGTTGGCAGGGGGAAGAATCAGAATATCTGGTCTTTCACCGTATCGCTGTGGCAGCAGATGTCCAAGGACAAGGTGTTGCTCAGACTTTCCTAGAAGGCTTGATTGAAGGTTTTGATTATCTAGATTTTCGTTCAGATACGCATGTAGAAAACAAGGCCATGCAGCATATCTTTGAAAAGCTAGGCTTCCAACAGGTTGGTAAGGTTCCAGTTGATGGGGAACGTTTGGCCTATCAGAAATTAAAAAAATGA